A window of Primulina huaijiensis isolate GDHJ02 unplaced genomic scaffold, ASM1229523v2 scaffold43177, whole genome shotgun sequence genomic DNA:
aaaaaaaaattaaaatgaaatcacatagaaaaatttatttacttttccaattaatcaggaaaaaaaatttgggaagaaTTATATGTTACAATTGAattgaatttttggttttttcttgcatgcattAGACGTAGGGGTGACTTCATAATAACGGAAAATTCAAGGTTATTTTTACAATTTCGAAATCATAGTTTAATTTaccatttttaatttattttgtgtttttagTTAAATCTTCGCCACCAGAAGGAAGAGGCTGCAAAGTGTTCCAATTCAGGCGCGTAAAAAGCCAAGAAAGGAAGCTTCAAATCGGTGTCGAAGGCTTCGATTCATAGTTTCTATGCTCATTTCTCAGTTTCCGCAggtgaaaactaatttttttcgCGAACCCACTACTAAATACAGGCGCTCTACGTACCGTTGATTGAGCCTGTTTCATTAGAAATGATTACTtctttgtttaatttcttgaaggGACACTGTTTATGTGCTGGTGTCGGGGTGGGCCGTGAGGTGTGGTGGGTGTAGAGGAGGAGGTCAGGAGGTGTTTCTGTTTTTGATATTGGATAATGGATTGGAGTCATTCGGACCCGGGGAGTGATTCTTGTGCGCAATATTCTTGAATATTATTGAGAATTGACACGTTTCTAAAAAATAGTTTATTATTCTACATATAGTTTAGTTCAACGAGTTGTTAGTGCTACTATTTGTTTGATGTGGTTGAGGTagttttctttaaatttgttttttaatgGCAACCATGAATAGAGCATTGGTTTAATATCGGTGCAATCTAATGATTTGAGAGATTGAGGTGCAAGTATCAAATCTTAAGTGGGCGTATAGTGAGAAGGATTATTTCTTCAAATGGTGCAAAGCATGTTTATTAATGCAGTAGCGCCTTGTAGTTGCGGTGTTACTTGTGGGTTAAACGAAGAATGTAGGAGAAATTTGGGTCAATTAAAGGAACCCCATTCGTTTCTTGGGATCGGAAGATCATGCTTGTGTTCTTCTGATGGAAGAGACTCGTACCTTGGAGCGTTTGATATATCTGGACCTGGATCTTGGAGGGTTGGAGCTGGATGGTTGTTTAAAGGAGGTGATATGGGAGCCAACTTGGATGCCAGTTGCGAGCAAAGTGAAAGCGCCAACAAGGATATACTAATGTTTTTCTTTGAGCTGGACTTAGCAACACAGGTACAGGTGCAAAGAGCTGGTTCTGAATCTATTAATTTGCTTCGTAACAGCTAGAAAAAGAATGTTGTTCGCTTATTATGCTTTGAATTTGGAGCAGTATGACATAGCCAAGCAGCTGAGGAACAAGTTGACTGAGGTTAGAATTTTTGCCCTGCGTCAATTCTGTAGAAAACCTCTAACAATTGGAAAAAATGCTTCAACATTTTCTTGGATGAGGAGGGATCTTGATCAGCAAGCAACTTATTAATGGTCAAGGCCTCTTGATATTAATGCTTTTATATGAAGGTTGAATCAGAGGTAATCAAGCTACGGGAAAGTAGAAGGGGGACAGCAGCAAAAAGTGAAGCTCAAGATATGGCTATTAGTATCTTATATGGCTATTAGTATCTTACGCCTACGGTATGTATCTGATTCACTGAAAACTAATTGCCAAATAAGCATATTCTTTGGTCATTTATCCTCTTATCACATATCAGTTTCCCAATTCAGAGGCTTGGTCTGTTAAACaacttattaaaatttttgaattttttttttcgtttcgTTCAGTGCAGAACTGCAGAATGCGATTCAGAGCGAGAAATATGATTTGGCAGCTGATTTAAGAGATAAAATTTCCAAGCTTAAAGCAGAGTCACTGGCTGCATCGGTAAAAGCACGAGGGTATGAGAATGCTCAACATGCTTTCCGTTTAGGCAAGAAAGCGAAGCATACATTATTTGGTATATTGTCTCGAAAAATTTTTCTTCCTCGGGATGTAACGGGTTAATCTAACTAACTGAATACTCACTTTTTTGCCCCTACAAAATTGTTCTGGAGATGTTAGGATATCGAGCTCTCATTTGCGGCATGGATCCGGTGTGCTGTGAGTCCAAATCTTGGATGGAAGGTGCAAAAATCGATAAGCTGACTCGCGGTCTGGGTCAAACATTTTATCAGGTTGGACTACACTCATCTTACATATTTGTAACAACCCTTGTTTTATCAGAAGACATCTGCCCTTTTTGATGGTATATTACTTGTCACTAGTTTCCTATATTATGTTTTTGTTCCATgtataaaataattacaaatgTGGCTTAGCATCCATACTTTTACCTCTCTCCTTCAAGAAAATTCCTAAACAAAGTAAAATGAATTTGCTCTATTTTTAACAATTCATCTCCAGTTCTCATTATTCTATTGTTGAAGCGATTTGCATCATTAAATCTGAATGCAAGGTAAACTCATAGTCATAGTCAGTTCAACCTGTTCGCGGGTATTGGTTGATGCACACGAAGACCCCAATCTTCTAGTAGCATACGGTGAGCCAATCGAACCTGATTTTGTGATGCTAGCCATGTTCTCATTCTAGCTACTTTTAACTCCTAAActctaatcttttttttttatctatttgaTGGAGCACTCTAAACCCAGGTTGAAGGATATTCTATGCTAGCGCTTTTCAAATCTACCACAACATTGATATTCCCGTATTTAAATTAACATCGATTATCAGCTTGTCATAAGTTGTGAAGCAACAATTGCCCCACTCTCTTGTGCATTATACGTGTGTGCAGTTCAAAAGATTTGAGTCGCATATTTAATATCCATAGATATAGACTATAGATTTTGGTAGACCAACGTATACTTGATTGTACAGTCGGTGTCGAAACTCAAAATCATGTGGGTGATTCCCGTGAGTTGCAA
This region includes:
- the LOC140969956 gene encoding clp protease adapter protein ClpF, chloroplastic-like isoform X2, which gives rise to MVQSMFINAVAPCSCGVTCGLNEECRRNLGQLKEPHSFLGIGRSCLCSSDGRDSYLGAFDISGPGSWRVGAGWLFKGGDMGANLDASCEQSESANKDILMFFFELDLATQVQYDIAKQLRNKLTEVESEVIKLRESRRGTAAKSEAQDMAISILYGY
- the LOC140969956 gene encoding clp protease adapter protein ClpF, chloroplastic-like isoform X3, producing MVQSMFINAVAPCSCGVTCGLNEECRRNLGQLKEPHSFLGIGRSCLCSSDGRDSYLGAFDISGPGSWRVGAGWLFKGGDMGANLDASCEQSESANKDILMFFFELDLATQYDIAKQLRNKLTEVESEVIKLRESRRGTAAKSEAQDMAISILYGY
- the LOC140969956 gene encoding clp protease adapter protein ClpF, chloroplastic-like isoform X1, with amino-acid sequence MAISILRLRAELQNAIQSEKYDLAADLRDKISKLKAESLAASVKARGYENAQHAFRLGKKAKHTLFGYRALICGMDPVCCESKSWMEGAKIDKLTRGLGQTFYQSPKRIYLPLKSKTRMHLIILTPLFVLRHGWCWRFHPNKTKAARKVQPGPPRTSIQSTG
- the LOC140969956 gene encoding clp protease adapter protein ClpF, chloroplastic-like isoform X4, which encodes MAISILRLRAELQNAIQSEKYDLAADLRDKISKLKAESLAASVKARGYENAQHAFRLGKKAKHTLFGYRALICGMDPVCCESKSWMEGAKIDKLTRGLGQTFYQSPKRIYLPLKSKTRMHLIILTPLFGFTAWMVLEISSQ